In one window of Chelmon rostratus isolate fCheRos1 chromosome 19, fCheRos1.pri, whole genome shotgun sequence DNA:
- the LOC121622784 gene encoding excitatory amino acid transporter 1-like, with product MQRIREGIHIRTMKAKRKVEEISKEDVQAFLKKNAFVLFTVGAVIVGIVLGFTLRPYKMTYREVKYFSFPGELLMRMLQMLVLPLLISSLITGMAALDSKASGKMGMRAVIYYMTTTFIAVFIGIIIVLIIHPGKGSKDEFGKQQTIEQVSPADAFLDLIRNMFPPNLVQACTQQFKTKYGKRVVHATLTVNDTLFNSTNGTQEVMEIAREEVIPVPGQVNGVNALGLVVFSMCFGLIIGNMKEQGQLLRDFFDSLNEAIMRLVAIIMWYAPIGILFLIAGKIVEMDDLTQMGGQLGMYTITVIIGLMIHAILILPTLYFAITRQNPFIFIAGLLQALVTALGTSSSSATLPVTFKCLEENNKIDKRITRFVLPVGATINMDGTALYEALAAIFIAQVNNMEMNFGQIITISITATAASIGAAGIPQAGLVTMVIVLTSVGLPTDDITLIIAVDWFLDRLRTTTNVLGDSIGAGIVEFLSRHELRSKDVEMGNSVLEEKERKKPYKLISQDSDFENDKRAHSESNM from the exons ATGCAGCGTATCAGGGAAGGCATTCACATACGCACCATGAAGGCGAAGAGGAAAGTGGAAGAGATCTCCAAAGAGGACGTCCAGGCTTTCCTCAAGAAGAACGCCTTTGTGCTCTTCACAGTTGGGGCAGTTATTGTAG GTATTGTTCTGGGATTCACGCTCCGCCCTTATAAGATGACCTATCGAGAAGTGAAGTACTTCTCTTTCCCCGGAGAGCTTTTAATGAGAATGCTTCAGATGCTTGTTCTGCCCTTACTCATCTCCAGTCTCATAACAG GAATGGCAGCTTTGGACAGCAAAGCCTCAGGAAAGATGGGCATGAGAGCCGTGATTTACTACATGACCACGACTTTTATCGCAGTCTTCATCGGCATCATAATCGTCCTCATCATCCACCCAGGAAAAGGATCAAAAGATGAGTTTGGAAAGCAGCAGACAATAGAGCAAGTCAGTCCTGCTGATGCCTTCTTAGATCTGATCAG AAACATGTTTCCACCAAACCTGGTCCAAGCGTGCACACAGCAG TTCAAAACCAAATATGGAAAGCGAGTGGTCCACGCGACGCTGACAGTGAACGACACCCTCTTCAACTCAACCAACGGCACCCAGGAGGTCATGGAGATTGCCCGCGAGGAAGTGATCCCGGTGCCGGGTCAGGTGAACGGGGTCAACGCGCTCGGGCTGGTGGTCTTCTCCATGTGCTTTGGTCTAATAATTGGCAACATGAAGGAGCAGGGCCAGCTCTTGAGGGACTTCTTCGACAGCCTCAATGAAGCTATCATGCGCCTGGTTGCCATCATCATGTG GTATGCTCCTATTGGTATCCTGTTCCTGATTGCCGGAAAGATTGTGGAGATGGATGATCTGACACAGATGGGTGGCCAGCTGGGCATGTATACAATCACAGTTATCATTGGCTTAATGATCCATGCCATTCTTATTCTGCCCACTCTTTACTTTGCTATCACTCGGCAAAACCCCTTTATCTTCATTGCTGGGCTGCTGCAAGCTCTGGTAACAGCCCTGGGCACCTCCTCCAG CTCTGCCACCCTCCCCGTCACCTTTAAATGTCTGGAGGAGAACAACAAAATTGACAAGCGAATCACTCGTTTCGTGCTGCCTGTGGGTGCCACCATCAACATGGATGGAACGGCACTGTATGAGGCACTGGCAGCTATCTTCATTGCCCAGGTCAACAATATGGAGATGAACTTTGGTCAGATCATCACCATCAG cATTACAGCAACTGCAGCCAGTATTGGAGCTGCTGGCATCCCTCAGGCAGGCCTGGTCACCATGGTGATTGTACTGACCTCAGTTGGACTTCCTACTGATGACATCACTCTCATCATTGCGGTTGATTGGTTCTT GGACCGTCTGCGCACCACGACCAATGTTCTGGGCGATTCGATTGGCGCCGGCATCGTGGAGTTCCTGTCTCGACACGAGCTCCGCAGCAAAGACGTGGAGATGGGAAACTCGgtgctggaggagaaggagaggaagaaaccaTACAAGCTCATCTCCCAGGACAGtgattttgaaaatgacaaacgCGCTCACAGTGAATCAAACATGTAG
- the nadk2 gene encoding NAD kinase 2, mitochondrial isoform X2, whose translation MARRSVVNLVRFGNRAVSLLYGSSVRPLHTSTCSSSSQPKAGFKPGRVAVVTKTTRYEFEQQRYRYAGLSEEDLKQLLAMKGSSYSGLLERHNIHTNNVEHIVNSLQREGIEVQVVKRGEYDEEVVRWADAIISAGGDGTMLLVASKVLSKDKPVVGVNTDPERSEGHLCLPVRYTRAFPEALEKLCRGEFRWLWRQRIRVHLEGTGINPTPVDLHEQQLSLEQHSQAHRITTMDLQRKTGTLHESFFKPSLLPIRSLNEIFIGESLSSRASYYEISVDDGPWEKQKSSGLSICTGTGSKAWSYNINKLAEQAVEEVLRIGKSQTGLDIPLNHDFIEKVTDEYNESLVFSPDDRRLFYSIREPIVNRVFSSSRQRGFASKVCVRSRCWDACMVVDGGTSFEFNDGAIATIGMSEEDQLRTVLLEN comes from the exons ATGGCTCGCCGCTCGGTGGTGAACTTGGTGCGCTTTGGGAATCgagctgtcagtctgctgtATGGGAGCTCTGTTCGCCCCCTCCACACTTCAACATGTAGCAGCTCATCTCAGCCAAAAGCTGGATTCAAACCGGGAAGGGTCGCAGTGGTGACGAAGACTACGCGCTATGAGTTTGAGCAGCAGCGGTATCGCTACGCAGGGCTGTCTGAGGAGGACTTGAAGCAGCTG CTTGCTATGAAGGGCTCCAGCTACAGCGGCCTGCTGGAAAGACACAACATCCACACCAATAATGTGGAGCACATCGTGAACAGCCTGCA gagaGAAGGTATTGAAGTCCAAGTGGTGAAGAGAGGAGAATACGATGAAGAAGTGGTGCGATGGGCAGATGCCATTATCTCTGCTGGGG gTGATGGGACAATGCTACTTGTTGCCAGTAAGGTTTTAAGCAAGGACAAACCAGTTGTTGGAGTAAACACAGACCCCGAGAG GTCAGAAGGTCACCTGTGCCTGCCTGTGCGCTACACTCGTGCCTTCCCAGAGGCTCTGGAGAAACTCTGTCGTGGGGAGTTCAG gtggCTGTGGCGTCAGAGGATCCGTGTACACTTAGAGGGCACAGGAATCAATCCCACCCCCGTGGACCTGCATGAACAGCAGCTGAGCCTGGAGCAGCACAGTCAAGCTCACCGCATCACCACCATGGATCTCCAGCGGA AGACAGGAACACTCCATGAGAGCTTCTTCAAGCCCAGTCTCCTCCCTATCAGGAGCCTCAACGAAATCTTCATCGGAGAatctctgtcctccag GGCTTCCTACTACGAGATCTCTGTGGATGACGGCCCCTGGGAAAAGCAGAAGAGTTCTGGACTCAGTATTTGCACAGGAACAGGATCCAAAGCCTG GTcatacaacatcaacaaactTGCTGAACAAGctgtggaggaggtgctgagaatcg gaaaGTCCCAAACAGGTCTTGATATCCCACTTAATCACGACTTCATTGAAAAAG TTACCGATGAATACAACGAGTCTCTGGTGTTCAGTCCGGACGACAGACGTCTGTTCTACAGCATCAGGGAGCCCATCGTCAACAGAGTGTTCTCCAGCAGTCGGCAGAGAGGCTTCGCCAGCAA GGTGTGCGTCCGCTCGCGCTGTTGGGACGCCTGCATGGTGGTCGACGGCGGGACTTCATTCGAGTTCAACGACGGCGCCATCGCAACGATCGGCATGAGTGAGGAGGATCAGCTCCGCACAGTCCTGCTCGAAAACTGA
- the LOC121623181 gene encoding sepiapterin reductase-like, whose amino-acid sequence MSSAEPSRADLGRALCIITGASRGFGRTVAREMCRLVKPGSVLVLTARSADELRALQEELLWSGKAGLIVECVVADLGQAEGPESVVRASKEAFSEDIDHVILVNNAASLGDVSRYAKSFTHTAEVDSYLSLNVSSSLCLTAGILQAFPQRPGVKRTVINITSLCALQPFRSWVLYCTGKAAREMMFRVLAEEEPDLRVLNYSPGPLDTAMQTVARSRTADPSIKKSFSDMFAQGQLLTCETSCAKLMKLLLEDTYTSGAHIDVFDL is encoded by the exons ATGTCGTCCGCCGAGCCGAGCCGTGCGGACTTGGGCCGGGCGCTCTGTATCATCACCGGGGCCTCCAGAGGCTTTGGCCGCACCGTAGCGAGGGAGATGTGTCGGTTGGTGAAGCCGGGCTCGGTGCTCGTCCTGACGGCGCGCTCCGCCGACGAGCTGCgggctctgcaggaggagctgctctGGTCGGGCAAAGCGGGCCTGATAGTCGAGTGTGTGGTGGCAGACCTGGGACAGGCGGAGGGACCGGAGAGCGTCGTCAGAGCGTCTAAAGAAGCCTTTTCTGAGGATATAGATCACGTTATACTGGTCAACAACGCTG cctctctgggtgACGTGTCCCGCTACGCCAAGAGTTTCACCCACACAGCAGAGGTGGACTCTTACCTGTCTCTCAATGTGAGCTCCTCCCTGTGCCTCACCGCTGGCATCCTGCAGGCTTTCCCACAGCGTCCAGGTGTGAAGCGGACTGTGATCAACATCACCTCTCTGTGCGCCCTGCAGCCTTTCCGCTCCTGGGTGCTGTACTGCACCGGCAAGGCTGCCCGAGAGATGATGTTCAGGGTCCTGGCGGAAGAGGAGCCGGACCTGCGGGTACTCAACTACTCCCCAG GGCCTCTGGACACAGCCATGCAGACAGTGGCCAGATCCAGAACAGCTGATCCGAGCATCAAGAAGTctttttcagacatgtttgcTCAGGGCCAGCTGCTCACCTGCGAGACGTCCTGTGCCAagctgatgaagctgctgctggaggacacCTACACATCGGGAGCTCACATTGACGTCTTTGACCTCTAG
- the nadk2 gene encoding NAD kinase 2, mitochondrial isoform X1, with protein sequence MARRSVVNLVRFGNRAVSLLYGSSVRPLHTSTCSSSSQPKAGFKPGRVAVVTKTTRYEFEQQRYRYAGLSEEDLKQLLAMKGSSYSGLLERHNIHTNNVEHIVNSLQREGIEVQVVKRGEYDEEVVRWADAIISAGGDGTMLLVASKVLSKDKPVVGVNTDPERSEGHLCLPVRYTRAFPEALEKLCRGEFRWLWRQRIRVHLEGTGINPTPVDLHEQQLSLEQHSQAHRITTMDLQRKTGTLHESFFKPSLLPIRSLNEIFIGESLSSSSSTFIPIGIGNLSPPQGDVETPQTPCFHRASYYEISVDDGPWEKQKSSGLSICTGTGSKAWSYNINKLAEQAVEEVLRIGKSQTGLDIPLNHDFIEKVTDEYNESLVFSPDDRRLFYSIREPIVNRVFSSSRQRGFASKVCVRSRCWDACMVVDGGTSFEFNDGAIATIGMSEEDQLRTVLLEN encoded by the exons ATGGCTCGCCGCTCGGTGGTGAACTTGGTGCGCTTTGGGAATCgagctgtcagtctgctgtATGGGAGCTCTGTTCGCCCCCTCCACACTTCAACATGTAGCAGCTCATCTCAGCCAAAAGCTGGATTCAAACCGGGAAGGGTCGCAGTGGTGACGAAGACTACGCGCTATGAGTTTGAGCAGCAGCGGTATCGCTACGCAGGGCTGTCTGAGGAGGACTTGAAGCAGCTG CTTGCTATGAAGGGCTCCAGCTACAGCGGCCTGCTGGAAAGACACAACATCCACACCAATAATGTGGAGCACATCGTGAACAGCCTGCA gagaGAAGGTATTGAAGTCCAAGTGGTGAAGAGAGGAGAATACGATGAAGAAGTGGTGCGATGGGCAGATGCCATTATCTCTGCTGGGG gTGATGGGACAATGCTACTTGTTGCCAGTAAGGTTTTAAGCAAGGACAAACCAGTTGTTGGAGTAAACACAGACCCCGAGAG GTCAGAAGGTCACCTGTGCCTGCCTGTGCGCTACACTCGTGCCTTCCCAGAGGCTCTGGAGAAACTCTGTCGTGGGGAGTTCAG gtggCTGTGGCGTCAGAGGATCCGTGTACACTTAGAGGGCACAGGAATCAATCCCACCCCCGTGGACCTGCATGAACAGCAGCTGAGCCTGGAGCAGCACAGTCAAGCTCACCGCATCACCACCATGGATCTCCAGCGGA AGACAGGAACACTCCATGAGAGCTTCTTCAAGCCCAGTCTCCTCCCTATCAGGAGCCTCAACGAAATCTTCATCGGAGAatctctgtcctccag CTCTAGCACCTTCATCCCCATCGGGATCGGGAATCTCAGTCCACCGCAGGGTGACGTTGAAACGCCTCAAACCCCATGTTTCCACAGGGCTTCCTACTACGAGATCTCTGTGGATGACGGCCCCTGGGAAAAGCAGAAGAGTTCTGGACTCAGTATTTGCACAGGAACAGGATCCAAAGCCTG GTcatacaacatcaacaaactTGCTGAACAAGctgtggaggaggtgctgagaatcg gaaaGTCCCAAACAGGTCTTGATATCCCACTTAATCACGACTTCATTGAAAAAG TTACCGATGAATACAACGAGTCTCTGGTGTTCAGTCCGGACGACAGACGTCTGTTCTACAGCATCAGGGAGCCCATCGTCAACAGAGTGTTCTCCAGCAGTCGGCAGAGAGGCTTCGCCAGCAA GGTGTGCGTCCGCTCGCGCTGTTGGGACGCCTGCATGGTGGTCGACGGCGGGACTTCATTCGAGTTCAACGACGGCGCCATCGCAACGATCGGCATGAGTGAGGAGGATCAGCTCCGCACAGTCCTGCTCGAAAACTGA